The Mesorhizobium sp. M1D.F.Ca.ET.043.01.1.1 genome contains a region encoding:
- a CDS encoding pilus assembly protein TadG-related protein has protein sequence MASFGLIFRNFVSRRLRSGEGGNVATIFALTLPIVVGGAGLGVETSYWYYSSLKLQATADAAAYAGALEKIAGSDTAAITAAATTSATENGLGTGTITVHTPPTSGPNTANKAVEVILNQDLDRMFTSIFSQSKVPEQARAVALITDGAYACNRALSPSASQAVSISGNTSLKQIGCVIMANSIASDAIKVQGSATLQTDCLIAVGGVSLSTTPTMVCKAPITGALPAADPYASLPTPAASSQCSKVNGSKTSQTLQEGTYCNGMDLKGNVTLSPGVYVVQGPLKINAGAVVSGTGVTIFMAGSNTVSMNGNATVTLSAQTSGTYSGVLFYGDRTGTNASNTFNGTADSLLTGAIYFPRQQVDYLGNFSGTGGCTQVVADTIQWSGSTTIKQDCTSLGMKNIPAAQSIAIVE, from the coding sequence ATGGCCTCATTCGGTCTGATCTTCAGGAATTTCGTCTCGCGTCGCCTGCGAAGCGGCGAGGGCGGCAATGTTGCCACCATCTTCGCGCTCACCTTGCCCATTGTCGTCGGCGGGGCAGGGCTCGGCGTCGAGACCTCCTATTGGTACTATTCGAGCCTGAAGCTGCAGGCGACGGCCGACGCCGCCGCCTACGCCGGCGCGCTTGAGAAGATCGCGGGTTCCGACACGGCGGCGATCACGGCGGCCGCCACAACGTCCGCCACCGAAAACGGGCTGGGCACCGGCACGATCACCGTCCACACGCCGCCCACCTCGGGGCCGAACACGGCTAACAAGGCGGTCGAGGTGATCCTCAACCAGGACCTCGACCGGATGTTCACGTCCATCTTCAGTCAGAGCAAAGTGCCGGAGCAGGCGAGGGCGGTGGCGCTGATCACCGATGGCGCCTATGCCTGCAACAGGGCGCTCAGTCCGTCGGCCTCGCAGGCGGTGAGCATTTCCGGCAACACCAGCCTCAAGCAGATCGGCTGCGTCATCATGGCGAATTCGATCGCCAGCGATGCGATCAAGGTTCAGGGCTCGGCGACCCTCCAGACTGACTGCCTGATAGCGGTTGGCGGCGTTTCGCTTAGCACCACACCCACGATGGTCTGCAAGGCCCCGATCACTGGGGCCCTTCCGGCGGCCGATCCTTACGCCAGCCTGCCGACGCCCGCGGCCTCGAGCCAGTGCTCGAAAGTCAACGGCAGCAAGACGTCGCAAACACTCCAGGAGGGCACCTACTGCAATGGCATGGACCTCAAGGGCAATGTCACGCTTTCTCCCGGCGTCTATGTCGTCCAGGGCCCTTTGAAAATCAACGCCGGCGCGGTCGTCTCCGGAACCGGCGTGACCATCTTCATGGCCGGCAGCAACACCGTCAGCATGAACGGCAACGCCACGGTGACGCTGAGCGCGCAGACCTCGGGCACCTATTCCGGCGTGCTGTTTTACGGCGACAGGACCGGCACTAACGCGTCGAACACATTCAACGGCACCGCGGATTCGCTTTTGACCGGCGCCATCTATTTCCCCAGGCAGCAGGTCGACTATCTCGGCAACTTCTCCGGGACCGGCGGCTGCACCCAAGTCGTTGCGGACACGATCCAGTGGTCTGGCAGTACGACCATCAAACAGGACTGCACCAGCCTTGGGATGAAGAATATTCCGGCTGCCCAGTCGATTGCGATCGTCGAGTAG
- a CDS encoding pilus assembly protein TadG-related protein: MIGRFWASTSGNFALATAIAMVPLMLVVAGAVNVVGTSDDAAQLQNSLDAAGLAVGTKYQPDMSAGDMRQLGLTFFAANMSAADAGEYSGSLDAFQATASGDPSAYTISLSSSISRPAFVSGTPAWQAIRSASVQVKPGAQACVLALDPHVGSAVNLQGSTNVAMNGCVIASNSDAADSVNRGGSAIVSAACVSTVGATSGLTPPSATLSCDAPLEKQYASFDPLANVTPPAYGTCQSVPNGKTITLSPGTYCDKTWSGKITLNAGTYILRNVTIKPGGNGTLTGQGVTIFLMENSQIYINANEQVNLSPPTSGPYAGITIFQAHGNTQALTLNGGSGSMVSGFIYAPDAPISYAGNSDMNAQGSCLRLVGKTVEMTGNSAVESDCAAELGNREMYAGRMITLVK; the protein is encoded by the coding sequence ATGATTGGACGGTTCTGGGCTTCGACGAGCGGTAATTTCGCGCTGGCGACCGCTATCGCCATGGTGCCGCTAATGCTGGTCGTGGCCGGCGCCGTCAACGTGGTGGGCACAAGCGACGACGCCGCGCAACTGCAGAACTCGCTGGACGCGGCGGGACTCGCGGTGGGCACGAAATACCAGCCGGACATGTCGGCCGGCGACATGCGCCAGCTCGGCCTGACTTTCTTCGCCGCCAATATGAGCGCCGCCGACGCCGGGGAATATTCGGGCAGCCTCGACGCCTTCCAGGCAACGGCCAGTGGCGATCCCAGCGCCTACACCATTTCGCTGTCGTCCAGCATCAGCCGCCCGGCTTTCGTCAGCGGCACGCCGGCCTGGCAAGCGATCCGCTCGGCCTCCGTCCAGGTCAAGCCCGGGGCGCAGGCGTGCGTGCTGGCGCTTGATCCGCATGTGGGCTCCGCCGTCAATCTGCAGGGCTCGACCAATGTCGCGATGAACGGCTGCGTGATCGCCTCCAACTCGGACGCGGCCGACTCCGTCAACCGGGGCGGCTCGGCGATCGTCAGCGCCGCATGCGTCTCGACGGTCGGCGCCACCTCGGGGCTCACGCCGCCCAGCGCCACGCTTTCCTGCGACGCGCCGCTCGAAAAGCAGTATGCGTCCTTCGATCCGCTGGCCAACGTCACCCCACCCGCCTACGGGACGTGCCAGTCGGTGCCCAACGGCAAGACGATCACGCTCTCGCCCGGCACCTATTGCGACAAGACATGGTCGGGAAAGATCACGCTCAATGCGGGCACGTACATCCTGCGCAACGTCACCATTAAGCCCGGCGGCAACGGCACCCTCACCGGCCAGGGCGTGACGATCTTCCTGATGGAAAACTCGCAGATCTACATCAACGCCAATGAACAGGTGAACCTCTCGCCGCCGACCAGCGGTCCTTATGCCGGCATCACCATCTTCCAGGCCCACGGCAACACACAGGCGCTGACGCTGAACGGCGGATCCGGTTCGATGGTGAGCGGCTTCATCTATGCGCCCGACGCGCCGATCTCCTACGCCGGCAATTCCGACATGAACGCGCAGGGGAGTTGCCTGCGGCTGGTCGGCAAAACCGTGGAAATGACGGGGAACTCTGCCGTGGAGTCGGACTGCGCGGCCGAGCTCGGCAACCGCGAGATGTATGCCGGCAGGATGATCACGCTGGTGAAGTGA
- a CDS encoding polymerase: MQPGESIANLFAIFILAGLIAGVFLVFGGPLWPERRTGMATPFPVDATTTGSVRGACFEPCLPLRFDLRRAPPRPLSK, encoded by the coding sequence ATGCAGCCCGGCGAATCTATCGCGAACCTATTCGCCATCTTCATCCTGGCAGGATTGATCGCCGGCGTCTTCCTCGTCTTCGGCGGGCCGCTCTGGCCGGAACGGCGGACGGGGATGGCGACCCCATTCCCGGTCGATGCGACCACGACCGGCTCCGTGCGCGGCGCCTGCTTCGAGCCTTGCCTGCCGCTCCGCTTCGATCTCAGGCGCGCGCCGCCCAGGCCGCTGTCGAAATAG
- a CDS encoding cupin domain-containing protein: MAEAPMNVAKLESKSHNNPDEVRTPAKTRVEVVRLPGYTLGRLNMEPGWRWSECVKPVVKTDSCQVSHVGYVVSGTITVRMNDGTQKTFEAGTSYTIPPGHDAWVEGNQPFQCIEVLSAEQYAKPAWPKPVSPSRARWQRSCRGDHLTQIAAPFFVAQGAGAPCETIPRHPRRYPLFEGSGIATSRQNPRLREVVNVLLSDATA, translated from the coding sequence ATGGCCGAAGCTCCAATGAATGTCGCCAAACTCGAATCCAAGTCGCACAACAATCCCGACGAGGTCCGCACGCCCGCCAAGACCCGCGTCGAAGTGGTGCGGCTGCCCGGCTACACGCTCGGGCGGCTCAACATGGAGCCGGGCTGGAGATGGTCCGAATGCGTGAAGCCAGTGGTCAAGACCGACAGCTGCCAAGTCTCGCATGTCGGCTATGTCGTGTCCGGAACGATCACCGTGCGCATGAACGACGGGACGCAGAAGACCTTCGAGGCCGGCACGTCCTACACCATCCCGCCCGGCCATGACGCCTGGGTGGAAGGCAATCAGCCGTTCCAATGCATCGAGGTGCTCAGCGCCGAGCAATACGCCAAACCGGCATGGCCGAAGCCAGTCTCTCCCTCGAGGGCAAGATGGCAGCGAAGCTGCCGAGGAGATCATCTCACGCAGATCGCGGCGCCATTTTTCGTCGCGCAGGGCGCTGGTGCTCCATGCGAGACGATCCCCCGCCACCCCCGGCGATATCCCCTTTTTGAGGGCTCGGGCATCGCAACCAGCCGCCAAAATCCCCGGTTGCGCGAGGTTGTAAATGTTCTCCTGTCCGATGCGACGGCTTGA
- the dinB gene encoding DNA polymerase IV has product MPATNAASAATILHADLDAFYASVEQLLDPSLRGKPIAVGGGVVLAASYEAKVFGVRGGMPGRKARELCPQLIFVGGRFSEYQRLGDAAIKVLDDFTPLVERISIDEAFADVAGCTHLFGPPEEIARTIRRRVQAELGLPISIGVARTKHLAKIASQVAKPDGLVVVEPGTELAFLHDLPVSLMWGVGPATKARLAEIGVETIGQLARTHSGALERLIGHAAGQKLAALAWNRDPRRLETHRRAHSAGAQSALGRKPALPRIFVPTLLHLADRVASRLRAKDRPGRTVTVRVRFADMRAVTRAVTLEQPIQATTMLAEIAEELVRGVLAAHPGEREISLLAISVSHLEEHAELQLELPLGLADEKLKPGSRKGLARFGADRAIDKIRQRFGKEAVGYGTVALEAARSVPDEFRELAEKEL; this is encoded by the coding sequence ATGCCCGCCACGAACGCCGCTTCAGCCGCCACCATCCTGCATGCCGATCTCGACGCCTTCTACGCCTCGGTCGAGCAGTTGCTCGACCCGTCGCTGCGCGGCAAGCCGATCGCGGTCGGCGGCGGCGTGGTGCTTGCCGCCTCCTATGAGGCGAAGGTCTTCGGCGTGCGCGGCGGCATGCCCGGCCGTAAGGCGCGCGAGCTCTGCCCGCAGCTGATCTTCGTCGGCGGCCGCTTCAGCGAATATCAGCGCCTCGGCGATGCCGCGATCAAGGTGCTCGATGATTTCACGCCGCTGGTCGAGCGCATCTCGATCGATGAAGCCTTTGCAGACGTCGCCGGCTGCACGCATCTGTTCGGGCCGCCGGAGGAGATAGCCAGAACCATCCGCCGCCGCGTGCAGGCCGAGCTCGGCCTGCCGATCTCGATCGGCGTGGCGCGAACCAAGCATCTCGCCAAGATCGCCTCGCAAGTGGCCAAGCCCGACGGCCTGGTGGTGGTCGAGCCCGGCACCGAGCTCGCCTTTCTGCACGACCTGCCGGTATCGCTGATGTGGGGCGTCGGCCCGGCGACCAAGGCCAGGCTCGCCGAGATCGGCGTCGAGACCATCGGGCAATTGGCGCGTACGCATAGCGGCGCGCTGGAGCGGCTGATCGGCCACGCCGCCGGCCAGAAGCTTGCAGCCCTTGCCTGGAACCGCGACCCGCGCCGGCTGGAGACGCATCGCCGCGCCCATTCCGCCGGAGCGCAGTCGGCGCTTGGCCGCAAGCCGGCGCTGCCACGCATATTCGTGCCGACGCTGTTGCATCTCGCCGACCGCGTCGCCAGCCGCCTGCGGGCCAAGGACCGGCCGGGCCGCACGGTGACTGTGCGCGTGCGCTTCGCCGACATGCGCGCCGTCACCCGCGCGGTGACGCTGGAGCAGCCGATCCAGGCCACGACCATGCTCGCCGAGATCGCCGAGGAGCTGGTGCGCGGCGTGCTCGCCGCTCACCCAGGCGAGCGGGAAATCTCGCTGCTCGCCATCTCGGTCTCGCATCTCGAAGAGCATGCCGAATTGCAGCTCGAGCTGCCGCTCGGCCTCGCCGACGAGAAGCTCAAGCCCGGCAGCCGCAAGGGGCTCGCCCGCTTCGGCGCCGACCGCGCCATCGACAAGATCCGCCAGCGCTTCGGCAAGGAGGCCGTCGGCTACGGCACGGTGGCGCTGGAGGCGGCGCGCTCGGTGCCGGATGAATTCAGGGAGCTGGCCGAGAAGGAACTGTGA
- a CDS encoding aldose 1-epimerase, whose protein sequence is MPGMVELNDGRARLVLAPEQGAAIARYDALVAGSSPVPLLKPGDGTGASGCQLLVPWSNRISGGGFTFDGRFHAVEPNVPDEAFPIHGDGFQKPWRLAVRTATETELVLEDGAIGPYRYAASVTYALRDGALEARLTVENRAGMRLPYGLGFHPWFRRDKTTMLEAKARRVWLEDERHLPVGVVPVSERPGWDFERPVPLPPQWVNNAFDGWDGRAMITQPGEGIAVTLAASPELDVYILYSPSQDAGFFCFEPVSHAVDAHHGEGLTALDDRETMSATMRLEWAVVETD, encoded by the coding sequence ATGCCCGGCATGGTCGAGCTGAACGACGGGCGTGCGCGGCTGGTCTTGGCGCCGGAACAGGGCGCGGCGATCGCCCGCTACGACGCGCTTGTCGCCGGCAGCTCGCCGGTCCCGCTGCTGAAGCCCGGGGACGGCACCGGCGCGTCCGGCTGCCAGCTCCTGGTGCCGTGGTCGAACCGTATCTCGGGTGGCGGCTTCACCTTCGACGGCCGGTTCCATGCCGTCGAGCCGAACGTGCCGGACGAAGCCTTTCCGATCCACGGCGACGGATTCCAGAAGCCATGGCGGCTCGCCGTCCGCACCGCCACCGAGACGGAGCTGGTGCTGGAGGACGGCGCCATCGGACCCTATCGCTATGCGGCGTCGGTCACCTACGCGCTGCGCGACGGCGCGCTGGAGGCTCGGCTGACGGTGGAGAACCGCGCCGGCATGCGCCTGCCTTACGGCCTCGGGTTCCATCCCTGGTTCCGGCGCGACAAGACAACCATGCTGGAGGCGAAGGCCAGGCGCGTCTGGCTGGAGGACGAACGCCATCTGCCCGTCGGCGTGGTGCCGGTGAGCGAGCGCCCAGGGTGGGATTTCGAGCGCCCTGTCCCGCTGCCGCCGCAATGGGTGAACAACGCCTTCGACGGCTGGGACGGCCGCGCCATGATCACGCAACCGGGAGAGGGGATCGCGGTCACGCTCGCCGCATCGCCGGAGCTCGATGTCTACATCCTCTATTCGCCGTCGCAGGACGCCGGCTTCTTCTGCTTCGAGCCGGTTTCGCACGCGGTCGACGCGCATCACGGGGAGGGGCTGACGGCGCTCGATGATCGGGAGACGATGAGTGCAACGATGCGTCTGGAGTGGGCGGTGGTGGAGACGGATTGA
- a CDS encoding SDR family oxidoreductase yields MKVLAGRKILLTGGLGSLGRAQAVTLARAGARVLVLDRPDVTDGSQIVQMLAGEAGGDIALIGCDLNRLAEAEAAVAALAASEGGIDILINNAALIINRPFEEFSLAEYEDQIRVNSSAAFALARACAPGMKAKGYGKIVNFCSITLNGRWDGYVPYVASKGAMLGLTKSLARELGAHGIRVNAVSPGAVVSEAEERVFGDRLREYNDWILENQSLKKRIEPEDIAELVLFLVSPASDMISGQNIAIDGGW; encoded by the coding sequence ATGAAGGTGCTCGCTGGTCGAAAAATTCTGCTGACGGGCGGCCTCGGCTCGCTCGGCCGGGCCCAGGCGGTGACGTTGGCGCGGGCCGGCGCGCGCGTGCTGGTGCTCGACCGGCCTGACGTCACCGACGGGTCACAGATCGTCCAGATGCTGGCCGGCGAAGCCGGTGGCGATATCGCCCTCATCGGCTGCGATCTCAACCGTCTCGCCGAGGCGGAAGCCGCGGTCGCGGCGCTGGCGGCGAGCGAGGGCGGCATCGACATCCTCATCAACAATGCCGCGCTGATCATCAACCGCCCGTTTGAGGAATTCTCGCTCGCCGAGTATGAGGACCAGATCCGCGTCAATTCCTCGGCGGCCTTCGCGCTGGCGCGGGCCTGCGCGCCGGGCATGAAGGCGAAGGGCTACGGCAAGATCGTCAACTTCTGCTCGATCACGCTCAACGGCCGCTGGGACGGCTATGTGCCCTACGTCGCGTCGAAGGGCGCCATGCTCGGCCTCACCAAGTCGCTGGCGCGCGAGCTCGGGGCGCATGGCATCCGCGTCAACGCCGTGTCGCCGGGCGCGGTTGTCTCGGAGGCCGAGGAGCGCGTCTTCGGCGACCGGTTGAGAGAGTACAATGACTGGATCCTCGAGAACCAGAGCCTGAAGAAGCGCATCGAGCCGGAAGACATCGCCGAGCTTGTCCTGTTCCTCGTCTCGCCGGCCTCCGACATGATCAGCGGCCAGAACATCGCCATCGACGGCGGCTGGTGA
- a CDS encoding ATP-binding cassette domain-containing protein — protein sequence MNDAIISVRNLHKWYSGVHALKGVTLDFRRGEALGLVGDNGAGKSTLINILSGVHRADQGEIRVEGRAVTIATPRDAMDLGIETIYQYNSMVPTMSIARNLFIGREPTRFSVLGVGILDQKKMAEESIRAIANVDLHLRSPDALVGELSGGQRQGVAIARAMHFKSKVMILDEPTNHLSVKETNKVIGFVRGLKEQGVTGVFISHNMHHVFDCCDRVVAMARGEVVLDKRIGDTSIDEVHSVL from the coding sequence GTGAACGACGCGATCATCTCGGTGCGCAACCTGCACAAATGGTATTCCGGCGTGCATGCGCTGAAAGGCGTCACGCTCGACTTCCGGCGGGGCGAGGCGCTTGGCCTGGTCGGCGACAACGGCGCCGGCAAGTCGACGCTCATCAACATCCTGTCCGGCGTCCACCGCGCCGACCAGGGCGAGATCAGGGTCGAGGGCAGGGCGGTGACCATCGCCACCCCCCGCGACGCGATGGATCTCGGCATCGAGACCATCTACCAGTACAACTCCATGGTCCCCACCATGTCGATCGCCAGGAACCTGTTCATCGGCCGCGAGCCGACGCGCTTCTCGGTCCTCGGCGTCGGCATTCTCGATCAGAAGAAGATGGCCGAGGAGAGCATCCGCGCCATCGCCAATGTCGACCTGCATCTGCGCTCGCCCGACGCGCTTGTCGGCGAGCTGTCCGGCGGCCAGCGCCAGGGCGTCGCGATTGCGCGCGCCATGCATTTCAAGTCCAAGGTGATGATCCTCGACGAGCCGACCAACCACCTCTCGGTCAAGGAGACCAACAAGGTGATCGGCTTCGTGCGCGGCCTGAAGGAGCAGGGGGTGACAGGCGTCTTCATCAGCCACAACATGCACCACGTCTTCGACTGCTGCGACCGCGTCGTGGCGATGGCGCGCGGCGAGGTGGTGCTGGACAAGCGCATCGGGGACACCTCGATCGACGAAGTCCATTCTGTCCTGTGA